In Thermococcus camini, a genomic segment contains:
- the iorA gene encoding indolepyruvate ferredoxin oxidoreductase subunit alpha, whose product MAKVTDMVLWDKPGEKVILLGNQAIARGALEANIAVYAAYPGTPSSELTDTMAMVAKKAGVYMEYSTNEKVAFETALSAAWSGLRAMTAMKHVGLNVAADTFMSAVGMGVEGGFVIMVADDPSMWSSQNEQDTRVYAKFANVPVLEPSDPMEAKEMTKYAFELSEKFKHFVILRTTTRTSHARGDIVLGELPEEIKQGKRKFGNFKKDPSRFVDIPANSRRFHPQILEKIEKIREELNECPFNWIEGDESAKVGIIAPGLAYSYVKEALHWLGVENVKVLKLGTPFPLPYGLLEKFLDGLEKVLIVEELEPVVEEQVKTWAYDKGLRIPIHGKDLVPRVYEMTTRRAVEAIAKFLGLETPINFEELDEKYKKVQAMVPPRPPSLCPACPHRNTFYAIKKAATPRAIFPSDIGCYTLGVLPPLKAVDTTVAMGGSIGVAHGLSIALNGSVAEDEHKTGKEKKVIVATIGDSTFFHTGLPALANAIYNRSNVLIVVVDNLVTAMTGDQPNPGTGDTPHGPGKQIKIEEVARALGADFVEVVDPYDIKATVETMKRALHVEGVSVVVTRRVCALHRVGELRRARIQWPLYQVNEEKCTGCKICINAYGCPAIYWDAETGKAKIDELMCWGCGGCAQVCPFDAFEKVREGEI is encoded by the coding sequence ATGGCGAAAGTTACAGACATGGTTTTGTGGGACAAGCCCGGGGAGAAGGTCATACTCCTCGGCAACCAGGCCATAGCGAGGGGTGCCCTCGAGGCCAACATAGCGGTTTACGCGGCCTACCCGGGAACCCCCAGTTCAGAGCTTACCGACACGATGGCGATGGTGGCAAAGAAGGCAGGAGTCTACATGGAGTACTCCACCAACGAGAAGGTTGCCTTTGAAACCGCCCTTTCCGCTGCCTGGAGCGGCCTCAGGGCCATGACGGCCATGAAGCACGTTGGACTGAACGTTGCAGCCGACACCTTCATGAGCGCCGTCGGAATGGGCGTTGAGGGCGGATTCGTCATAATGGTCGCCGACGACCCGAGCATGTGGAGCAGCCAGAACGAGCAGGATACGCGCGTTTACGCGAAGTTCGCCAACGTCCCTGTTCTCGAGCCCAGCGACCCAATGGAAGCCAAGGAGATGACGAAGTACGCCTTCGAACTGAGCGAGAAGTTCAAGCACTTCGTCATCCTGAGGACGACCACGAGAACGTCGCACGCCAGGGGAGACATCGTCCTTGGGGAGCTGCCGGAGGAGATAAAGCAGGGCAAGAGGAAGTTTGGAAACTTCAAAAAGGATCCAAGCAGGTTCGTCGACATACCCGCCAACTCGAGGCGCTTCCACCCGCAGATTCTTGAGAAGATAGAGAAGATCCGCGAGGAGCTCAACGAGTGCCCGTTCAACTGGATAGAGGGCGACGAGAGCGCCAAGGTCGGTATCATCGCCCCGGGACTGGCCTATTCCTACGTGAAAGAGGCCCTTCACTGGCTCGGCGTCGAGAACGTAAAGGTCCTCAAGCTCGGAACCCCGTTCCCCCTCCCGTACGGCCTGCTTGAGAAGTTCCTCGACGGTCTCGAGAAGGTCCTCATCGTTGAGGAGCTCGAGCCGGTCGTCGAGGAGCAGGTCAAGACCTGGGCCTACGACAAAGGCCTTAGAATCCCGATTCACGGAAAGGACCTCGTCCCAAGGGTTTACGAGATGACCACCAGGAGGGCCGTCGAGGCAATAGCAAAGTTCCTCGGCCTTGAGACCCCGATAAACTTCGAGGAGCTCGACGAGAAGTACAAGAAGGTTCAGGCCATGGTTCCACCGAGGCCTCCTTCGCTGTGTCCGGCCTGTCCGCACAGGAACACCTTCTACGCCATAAAGAAAGCGGCAACGCCGCGCGCCATATTCCCAAGCGACATAGGCTGTTACACCCTCGGTGTCCTCCCGCCGCTCAAGGCCGTTGACACAACCGTCGCGATGGGCGGTTCAATCGGAGTTGCCCACGGCCTCAGCATAGCCCTCAACGGAAGCGTCGCGGAGGACGAGCACAAGACCGGCAAGGAGAAGAAGGTCATCGTGGCAACGATAGGTGACTCGACGTTCTTCCACACCGGACTTCCGGCCCTTGCCAACGCTATCTACAACCGCTCCAACGTCCTTATAGTCGTCGTTGACAACCTCGTCACGGCAATGACCGGCGACCAGCCGAACCCGGGAACCGGTGATACACCGCACGGACCCGGCAAGCAGATAAAGATCGAGGAGGTCGCCAGGGCGCTCGGCGCAGACTTCGTCGAGGTCGTGGACCCGTACGACATCAAAGCGACCGTCGAGACCATGAAGAGGGCCCTCCATGTCGAGGGAGTGAGCGTCGTCGTCACCAGGCGCGTCTGTGCCCTCCACAGGGTAGGCGAGCTCAGGAGGGCCAGGATCCAGTGGCCGCTCTACCAGGTCAACGAGGAGAAGTGTACCGGCTGTAAGATATGTATCAACGCCTACGGCTGTCCGGCAATCTACTGGGACGCCGAGACCGGAAAGGCCAAGATAGACGAGCTCATGTGCTGGGGCTGCGGCGGCTGTGCCCAGGTCTGTCCGTTCGACGCCTTTGAGAAGGTCAGGGAGGGAGAGATATGA
- a CDS encoding indolepyruvate oxidoreductase subunit beta has product MKEYNIVITGVGGQGILTAANLLGWAALRAGYKVRMGEVHGMSQRFGSVIAYVRFGEEVYGAMVPEGKADVILSFEPVEALRYINYLKKGGLVFTNARPIPPVQVSMGLASYPSLDEIKKVVEEDFQAKFMAFDAEDLAVKAGHVITTNVVLIGALTQTPGFPLSAEHVKEVIRVSVPPKAVDVNMKAFDLGVQAAKEMLGL; this is encoded by the coding sequence ATGAAGGAGTACAACATCGTTATCACCGGAGTTGGCGGCCAGGGAATCCTCACCGCCGCCAACCTTCTCGGTTGGGCCGCCCTCCGCGCCGGCTACAAGGTCAGGATGGGAGAGGTCCACGGAATGAGCCAGCGCTTTGGTTCAGTTATAGCTTACGTCCGCTTTGGAGAGGAGGTCTACGGCGCGATGGTCCCCGAGGGGAAGGCCGACGTCATCCTCTCCTTCGAGCCGGTCGAGGCGCTCCGCTACATCAACTACCTCAAGAAGGGCGGGCTGGTCTTCACGAACGCCCGGCCGATACCGCCGGTTCAGGTTTCGATGGGCCTGGCCAGCTATCCGAGCCTCGACGAGATAAAGAAGGTCGTCGAGGAGGACTTCCAGGCCAAGTTCATGGCCTTCGACGCCGAGGACCTTGCGGTCAAGGCCGGCCACGTGATAACGACCAACGTCGTCCTCATAGGCGCGCTGACCCAGACACCCGGCTTCCCGCTCTCGGCGGAGCACGTCAAGGAGGTCATCCGCGTAAGCGTCCCGCCGAAGGCCGTCGATGTGAACATGAAGGCCTTTGACCTCGGCGTCCAGGCCGCAAAAGAGATGCTGGGGCTCTGA
- a CDS encoding type II toxin-antitoxin system VapC family toxin, with product MLVVDTSALIDATIPVKGKEERNELARRVISAAESRGVPMIIPRLGVVEAVSLVKRLTGREDVVDVILSYIDAKMLQVSEDWIFEDAKGIARRIHPRAADSYFIATAKKFGAILVSSDRDMVIRAKKLGIKAFYILDQRDVEEFYKELFGGV from the coding sequence ATGCTCGTGGTTGATACCTCTGCGCTTATAGATGCAACGATCCCGGTAAAGGGAAAAGAGGAAAGGAACGAGCTAGCGAGGAGAGTTATTTCAGCAGCCGAGAGCAGAGGAGTCCCTATGATAATTCCCCGCCTCGGGGTCGTTGAAGCAGTTAGCCTGGTTAAAAGGCTGACCGGAAGAGAAGACGTAGTTGATGTTATCCTTTCATACATCGATGCAAAGATGCTCCAAGTTTCCGAGGACTGGATATTCGAGGACGCCAAGGGGATAGCGCGGAGGATACATCCGCGGGCGGCGGATTCATACTTCATTGCAACGGCCAAGAAGTTCGGCGCAATCCTTGTTTCATCGGACAGGGACATGGTAATTAGGGCCAAAAAGCTCGGTATAAAAGCGTTTTATATTTTGGACCAAAGAGATGTTGAGGAATTCTACAAGGAACTGTTTGGAGGTGTGTGA
- a CDS encoding cell wall-binding repeat-containing protein — MVKRAVALTLIMLVFSSFVLPLSSAQDAKEGPKYDLIIVRNDDLIDYIIALPYAKMLDVPILPVNREELDPGTIAQLQSYAQFGWNHVLIIGDSQAISDRVQDELLEMGFIVERIGGAVRTETAAKLALHFYPNGHDTVVVASSSDYGSALAAARWAMIYGYPFLLTQEDALSDSTADAIRKLHPDLVELMGAGMSKDVQRKIEAMGYQTYWVRENLEIEIPAQPKETNWVMIAAAVLLSLAIAVPVSLYYAKKKWSANRVPIEVLTEKERIVVNAILEKGGTVKQEELPELTGYSRPTISRIIQELEKKQLVEREKVGKTFIVKLTKEIIIRD, encoded by the coding sequence ATGGTTAAAAGGGCCGTTGCTCTGACGCTCATTATGCTGGTGTTCTCATCCTTCGTGCTTCCCCTCTCCTCCGCACAGGATGCGAAGGAGGGGCCAAAGTACGACCTTATAATCGTGAGAAACGATGATTTAATCGATTACATCATCGCTCTCCCCTACGCCAAGATGCTGGATGTCCCGATACTGCCCGTGAACCGGGAGGAACTTGATCCCGGAACAATCGCCCAGCTTCAGAGCTACGCCCAGTTCGGCTGGAACCACGTCCTTATAATCGGGGACTCCCAGGCCATCAGCGACAGGGTTCAGGATGAGCTCCTTGAGATGGGCTTCATAGTCGAGAGGATAGGCGGTGCGGTTAGGACGGAAACGGCGGCAAAGCTGGCACTGCACTTCTATCCCAACGGACACGACACGGTCGTCGTCGCCAGCTCCAGCGACTATGGCTCAGCTTTGGCCGCCGCGAGGTGGGCCATGATATACGGATACCCCTTTCTCCTGACCCAGGAGGACGCCCTCTCCGACTCAACCGCCGATGCCATACGGAAGCTCCACCCGGATCTCGTCGAGCTCATGGGCGCCGGCATGTCCAAGGACGTCCAGAGGAAGATAGAGGCGATGGGATACCAGACCTACTGGGTCCGTGAGAACCTTGAGATAGAGATACCCGCCCAGCCCAAGGAGACAAACTGGGTGATGATAGCGGCCGCGGTGCTGCTCTCACTTGCAATCGCGGTCCCGGTTTCGCTCTACTACGCCAAGAAGAAGTGGTCCGCCAACAGGGTGCCCATCGAGGTGCTGACCGAGAAGGAGCGCATAGTTGTGAACGCCATACTCGAGAAGGGCGGTACGGTGAAGCAGGAGGAACTGCCGGAGCTGACGGGCTACTCGAGGCCGACTATAAGCAGAATTATCCAGGAGCTGGAGAAAAAGCAGCTGGTTGAGAGGGAGAAGGTTGGGAAGACCTTCATCGTGAAGCTCACGAAGGAAATAATAATCAGGGACTAA
- a CDS encoding acetate--CoA ligase family protein, translating to MTFDYFFKPKAIAVIGASNDPLKLGYEVFKNLKDYKDGKVYPVNVKDEVVQGVKAYKNVKDIPDEVDLAVVVVPKRFVKGTIEDCGEKGVKGIILITAGFGEVGEEGKKEERELVEIAHKYGMRIVGPNCVGIMNTHNAMNATFVMDAKKGDIAFISQSGALGAGIIYKTVKEGIGFSKFVSIGNMADVDFAEFVEYLADTEEDKAIALYIEGLKDGRRFMEIAKRVTKKKPVIVLKAGKSESGARAASSHTGSLAGSYKIYEAAFKQSGIIVADTIDDMLSMARAFTQPLPKGKRVAIMTNAGGPGVLTADAIDRLGLKLADLEEETIEGLRSFLPPMAAVKNPVDMIASARGEDYYKTAKLLLEDPNVDMLISICVVPTFAGMTPTEHAEGVVRAVREVNNGKPVLGLFMAGYVSEPAKEVLEKAGIPSYERPEDVAAAAYALVEFAKAKGVLKEE from the coding sequence ATGACGTTTGATTACTTCTTCAAGCCAAAGGCTATAGCGGTTATTGGGGCATCCAACGACCCGCTCAAGCTTGGCTACGAGGTCTTCAAGAACCTTAAGGATTACAAAGACGGCAAGGTTTATCCAGTGAACGTCAAGGACGAGGTCGTCCAGGGAGTCAAGGCTTACAAGAACGTGAAAGACATTCCTGACGAGGTTGACCTGGCGGTCGTCGTCGTTCCGAAGCGCTTCGTCAAGGGCACCATAGAGGACTGCGGCGAAAAGGGCGTCAAGGGGATAATCCTCATCACAGCGGGCTTCGGTGAGGTCGGCGAGGAAGGGAAGAAAGAAGAGAGGGAGCTCGTTGAGATAGCCCACAAATACGGCATGCGCATAGTCGGTCCGAACTGTGTGGGCATAATGAACACACACAACGCCATGAACGCCACCTTCGTTATGGACGCCAAGAAGGGAGACATAGCATTCATAAGCCAGAGCGGTGCCCTCGGAGCGGGAATCATCTACAAGACCGTCAAGGAGGGAATAGGCTTCTCGAAGTTCGTCAGCATCGGTAACATGGCTGATGTTGACTTCGCCGAGTTCGTGGAGTATTTGGCAGACACGGAGGAGGACAAGGCAATCGCGCTGTACATCGAGGGTCTCAAGGATGGGAGGCGCTTCATGGAGATAGCCAAGCGCGTCACCAAGAAGAAGCCGGTCATAGTCCTCAAGGCAGGCAAGAGCGAGAGCGGAGCGAGAGCAGCTTCGAGCCACACAGGTTCACTCGCAGGCTCGTACAAGATATACGAGGCGGCATTCAAGCAGAGCGGAATAATCGTCGCGGACACTATCGATGATATGCTCAGCATGGCGAGGGCTTTCACCCAGCCGCTGCCGAAGGGCAAGCGCGTCGCCATAATGACCAACGCAGGTGGCCCGGGAGTTCTCACCGCGGATGCCATAGACAGGCTCGGCCTCAAGCTCGCCGACCTCGAGGAGGAGACCATTGAGGGACTTCGCTCGTTCCTTCCGCCGATGGCGGCAGTCAAGAACCCGGTCGATATGATCGCGAGTGCCCGCGGAGAAGACTACTACAAGACAGCAAAGCTTCTCCTCGAAGACCCCAACGTTGACATGCTCATAAGCATCTGTGTCGTTCCGACCTTCGCGGGCATGACGCCGACCGAACATGCGGAGGGCGTCGTGAGGGCCGTTAGAGAGGTGAACAACGGCAAGCCGGTTCTCGGTCTGTTCATGGCAGGCTACGTGAGCGAGCCCGCGAAGGAGGTCCTCGAGAAGGCAGGCATTCCGAGCTACGAGAGGCCCGAAGATGTTGCCGCCGCGGCTTATGCCCTCGTGGAGTTTGCAAAGGCGAAGGGAGTTTTGAAGGAGGAATGA
- a CDS encoding metal-dependent hydrolase, producing the protein MVKVKFLGHAAFLIEGSKRILIDPFLTGNPAAAIKAEEVEADLILVTHAHGDHIGDAAAIARRTGAKIVAMYDIANYLVESESGITTIGMNYGPTEIDGVKIVQVPAWHSSSDGKYSIGNASGYIIELDGVRIYHAGDTFVFRDMELFAELYGPIDLALLPIGGHFTMGVKEAAKAVEFLKPKKVVPMHYNTWPPISADPEEFRRLVGDKAEVVILEPGETLEL; encoded by the coding sequence ATGGTGAAGGTGAAGTTTCTGGGCCACGCTGCCTTTCTGATAGAGGGAAGCAAGAGGATCCTGATAGACCCCTTCCTGACCGGCAATCCTGCCGCGGCCATTAAGGCCGAAGAGGTTGAGGCGGACCTGATACTCGTTACACACGCCCACGGCGATCACATCGGCGACGCCGCCGCGATAGCCAGGAGAACCGGGGCGAAGATAGTTGCCATGTACGATATAGCCAACTACCTCGTTGAGAGCGAGAGCGGCATAACGACCATCGGCATGAACTACGGCCCGACTGAAATAGACGGCGTTAAGATCGTCCAGGTTCCTGCCTGGCACTCCAGCAGCGACGGCAAGTACAGCATAGGAAATGCCAGCGGTTACATAATCGAGCTCGACGGCGTCAGGATTTACCACGCCGGCGACACCTTTGTCTTCAGGGACATGGAACTCTTCGCCGAGCTCTACGGGCCTATTGATCTGGCCCTGCTGCCGATAGGCGGTCACTTCACGATGGGCGTTAAAGAGGCTGCTAAAGCGGTGGAGTTCCTCAAGCCAAAGAAGGTCGTGCCGATGCACTACAACACCTGGCCGCCGATTTCAGCTGACCCCGAGGAGTTCAGAAGGCTGGTCGGGGACAAGGCGGAGGTCGTAATCCTCGAACCCGGCGAAACCCTGGAGCTTTGA
- a CDS encoding sodium/proline symporter, with amino-acid sequence MSGDSIVEGQTQILLVLVLYLLFLIGFGVYQGRKAKSGKDFAIAGRQLPGWIAALSERATGESAWALLGLPGFAYAAGLSAIWVAVGCVAGIIVAWTVFAGRLRREAEKYDATTFIDYIAKRHSDAEKWIRILGSVTVVFFFFFYVGAQFLGGGKTLNALFGVDPKIGMLITAVIILPYTVLGGLKSVAYTDTVQAIVMILTLTIAPIVGLVYIANHPDVFAHSVSSALEMSGPEYSTILGGLVGGAAFVFVIAEFSWFFGYLGGMPQLSIRFMAIKDEKNARLARNVGVSWTVLAYIGALLIGWIGIAIFGPTGLEDQEAVMPSVMLKLFPPFLAAIFITGAIAAMLSTADSLLILSATELSENLLRPFVYKDDFDPKRSLRLSRITTVALGVIALVTAYLVPSKLIYTIVGYTWAGIGDTFSVIVIMTLFWKRFHGRAVPPTIVTGLLFTIFWISSGLEKVVSARLMTFIVTAVIAVIATYALKPKEASATA; translated from the coding sequence ATGAGCGGTGATTCAATAGTGGAGGGCCAGACTCAAATACTGCTTGTTCTGGTTCTGTACCTTTTGTTTTTGATAGGGTTCGGAGTTTATCAGGGAAGAAAGGCAAAGAGCGGCAAGGACTTCGCGATAGCTGGCAGGCAGCTTCCGGGCTGGATAGCAGCTCTCTCAGAGCGCGCCACCGGTGAGTCGGCGTGGGCACTCCTGGGACTCCCCGGTTTTGCCTACGCCGCCGGCCTCTCAGCAATATGGGTTGCGGTTGGATGTGTGGCCGGTATCATCGTGGCGTGGACTGTGTTCGCTGGAAGACTCAGGAGGGAGGCCGAGAAGTACGACGCGACAACGTTTATTGATTACATCGCAAAGCGCCACTCCGACGCCGAGAAGTGGATAAGGATCCTCGGTAGCGTTACCGTGGTGTTCTTCTTTTTCTTCTACGTCGGTGCCCAGTTCCTCGGCGGCGGAAAGACTTTGAACGCTCTCTTCGGCGTTGATCCAAAGATCGGAATGCTGATAACCGCGGTGATAATCCTGCCCTATACCGTCCTAGGAGGCCTCAAGAGCGTCGCCTATACCGACACCGTCCAGGCGATAGTCATGATACTCACTCTCACCATAGCGCCAATAGTCGGTCTCGTCTACATCGCCAACCATCCGGATGTTTTCGCCCACTCGGTCTCCAGCGCCCTGGAGATGTCCGGGCCCGAGTACTCTACAATCCTCGGCGGCCTCGTCGGCGGCGCGGCGTTCGTCTTCGTCATAGCCGAGTTCTCCTGGTTCTTTGGCTATCTCGGTGGAATGCCCCAGCTCAGCATCAGGTTCATGGCAATCAAGGACGAGAAGAACGCCAGACTCGCCAGGAACGTCGGAGTCAGCTGGACGGTTCTGGCCTACATCGGTGCCCTCCTCATAGGATGGATTGGAATAGCCATCTTCGGCCCGACCGGCCTCGAGGACCAGGAAGCCGTTATGCCCTCGGTTATGCTGAAGCTGTTCCCGCCCTTCCTCGCGGCGATATTCATAACCGGTGCGATAGCGGCCATGCTCTCGACGGCTGATTCACTCCTAATCCTCTCCGCCACCGAACTTTCGGAAAACTTGCTCAGGCCCTTCGTCTACAAGGACGACTTCGACCCTAAGAGAAGCCTCAGGCTTTCGAGAATTACCACCGTCGCCCTGGGTGTCATAGCGCTCGTTACAGCCTATCTTGTGCCGTCGAAACTCATTTACACCATCGTCGGCTACACCTGGGCTGGGATAGGAGACACCTTCTCGGTCATAGTCATAATGACGCTGTTCTGGAAGAGGTTCCACGGAAGGGCCGTCCCGCCGACCATTGTAACGGGACTGCTGTTCACCATCTTCTGGATCAGCTCGGGGCTTGAGAAGGTTGTCTCGGCGAGGCTCATGACCTTCATCGTGACGGCGGTTATTGCCGTGATAGCGACCTACGCCCTGAAGCCCAAGGAGGCATCCGCCACCGCCTGA